In Methanosarcina barkeri MS, a single window of DNA contains:
- a CDS encoding CDC48 family AAA ATPase — MTDSKTTIKLKVAEADQRDVGKGIVRIGESFREKLGLKPFDVVEIKGEKSTSALIGRPYPSDSGLEIIRMDGLIRINAKTSVGEYVDICKADWKEAKSVTLAPVSRGMQIYAPSETLKAVFINRTVSKGDFISTTSLKKSRESETFGKGGMFEDFFQDFFDQGFGPSFGLGEIKLQVVSISPSGIVKITDLTQVELLPEATEVTSEQNIPTVMYEDLGGLKEAIGKVREMIELPLKHPELFDRLGIDAPKGVLLHGPPGTGKTLLAKAVANESDAYFISINGPEIMSKYYGESERAIREIFEDAEKNAPAIIFLDEIDSIAPKRAEVTGEVERRVVAQLLSLMDGLKARKNVIVIGSTNRPEALDVALRRPGRFDREIELRVPDTDGRLEIFQIHTRGMPLAEDVNLMDFAQITYGFVGADIAALCREAAMSALRKVLPKINLNEPEIPAEILDSLQVIREDFENALKDVQPSAIREILIEVPTVSWDDVGGLEEVKRLLKEVVEWPLKNPESYRDIGVEAPKGVLLYGPPGTGKTLLAKAIAHESDANFITAKGSDLLSKWYGESEKRIAEVFTRARQVAPSIIFLDELDSLAPIRGASISEPQVTARILNQLLSEMDGLEELRAVVVIGATNRPDVIDPALIRPGRFDELILVPIPDEGARREIFKVHTEKMALAEGIDIEKLVSMTDQYTGADIAAICKKAGRLALREDLHAKNVKQRHFIKAITETGPSVTSDTMKYYEAIKGELRIRKSKEIENPSYI, encoded by the coding sequence TTGACTGATAGTAAGACAACGATAAAATTGAAAGTTGCAGAAGCCGATCAACGGGATGTTGGAAAAGGCATTGTCCGAATAGGCGAAAGTTTCCGGGAAAAACTGGGTCTTAAGCCTTTCGACGTCGTGGAAATCAAAGGGGAAAAATCGACTTCAGCCCTTATCGGACGCCCGTACCCTAGTGATTCAGGACTTGAGATAATACGTATGGATGGGCTTATCCGCATTAATGCAAAAACCAGTGTAGGGGAATATGTGGATATCTGCAAAGCCGACTGGAAAGAAGCAAAAAGTGTAACTCTTGCGCCTGTATCCAGGGGCATGCAAATCTATGCTCCAAGCGAAACTCTTAAAGCCGTATTCATAAACCGTACGGTTTCAAAAGGGGATTTTATTTCTACCACAAGTTTGAAGAAATCAAGGGAAAGTGAGACTTTCGGCAAAGGAGGTATGTTCGAAGATTTCTTCCAGGACTTTTTCGACCAGGGCTTTGGGCCGTCTTTCGGGCTTGGAGAAATAAAATTGCAAGTAGTTTCTATTTCTCCGTCTGGAATAGTAAAGATTACAGACTTAACACAAGTTGAGCTTTTGCCTGAAGCGACCGAGGTAACCTCTGAACAGAATATCCCTACTGTTATGTATGAAGATCTAGGTGGGCTAAAAGAAGCCATTGGGAAAGTTAGGGAAATGATAGAATTGCCTTTGAAGCACCCTGAGCTTTTTGACAGGCTAGGAATTGATGCTCCAAAAGGGGTACTGCTCCATGGCCCGCCCGGAACGGGAAAGACTCTGCTTGCAAAAGCAGTTGCTAACGAATCCGATGCCTACTTTATTTCGATCAATGGTCCTGAGATTATGTCCAAATATTACGGCGAATCCGAAAGGGCGATAAGGGAAATTTTCGAGGACGCAGAAAAGAATGCTCCTGCAATTATCTTCCTGGATGAGATCGATTCCATTGCCCCTAAAAGAGCTGAGGTAACCGGAGAAGTGGAAAGAAGAGTAGTTGCTCAACTTCTCTCCCTTATGGATGGGCTTAAAGCCCGCAAGAATGTAATCGTTATAGGGTCAACCAACCGTCCCGAAGCCCTGGATGTAGCACTCCGCCGCCCGGGCAGATTTGACCGAGAAATTGAACTTAGAGTCCCGGATACTGATGGAAGGTTAGAAATTTTCCAGATCCATACCAGAGGAATGCCTCTTGCCGAAGACGTAAACCTCATGGATTTTGCTCAAATAACATACGGATTCGTAGGAGCTGATATTGCTGCCCTGTGCAGGGAGGCAGCTATGAGTGCCTTACGGAAGGTTTTACCTAAAATCAATCTTAATGAACCTGAAATCCCAGCTGAAATTCTGGATTCCCTCCAGGTAATAAGAGAAGATTTTGAAAATGCTCTCAAAGATGTCCAGCCTTCAGCAATAAGGGAAATCCTTATCGAAGTGCCAACTGTCAGCTGGGACGACGTCGGCGGTCTGGAAGAAGTAAAAAGGCTCCTGAAAGAGGTCGTAGAATGGCCTCTTAAGAATCCGGAATCTTACAGAGATATCGGGGTTGAAGCTCCTAAAGGGGTCCTTCTGTATGGCCCTCCGGGTACGGGAAAGACTCTGCTTGCAAAGGCGATAGCTCATGAATCGGATGCTAATTTTATCACAGCCAAGGGAAGTGATCTACTTTCCAAATGGTATGGAGAATCCGAAAAAAGGATAGCTGAGGTTTTTACACGGGCAAGGCAGGTTGCTCCATCTATTATTTTCCTGGACGAACTTGACTCACTTGCGCCTATTCGCGGGGCTTCTATAAGTGAGCCTCAGGTTACGGCAAGAATCCTTAATCAGCTTCTCTCCGAAATGGACGGACTTGAAGAGCTCAGGGCTGTAGTGGTAATTGGTGCAACCAATCGCCCGGACGTTATCGATCCTGCACTTATCCGACCAGGACGTTTTGATGAACTGATTCTTGTTCCTATTCCTGATGAGGGAGCTCGCAGGGAGATCTTCAAAGTCCATACCGAAAAAATGGCGCTTGCAGAGGGTATTGATATCGAAAAGCTCGTTTCTATGACTGATCAGTATACAGGTGCAGACATTGCAGCCATATGTAAAAAGGCAGGAAGGCTTGCTCTGCGTGAGGATCTTCACGCAAAAAATGTTAAGCAGAGACACTTCATTAAAGCAATAACAGAAACTGGACCTTCAGTCACTTCGGACACGATGAAATACTACGAAGCTATAAAAGGCGAACTCAGAATTAGGAAATCTAAAGAAATCGAGAACCCCTCCTATATTTAA
- a CDS encoding flavodoxin family protein, whose amino-acid sequence MVIKALFLNCTLKKSPRVSNTRALVDKAVAIFGELGVESEVIRIVDHKVAFGISSDEGGGDEWPLILEKIKACDILVIATPIWFGVLSSVAKMVIERLDGTYTEGDPETGQYPLYGKTAGVIVTGNEDGAHDVCSTILFNLIHLGCTVPPNADCYWVGDAGPGPSYIEAGGDRHLYANRTARYMVHNLTYFAKLLKENPIPTNLKKLDEEAKKVSD is encoded by the coding sequence ATGGTGATTAAGGCACTTTTTTTAAACTGCACTCTGAAAAAATCTCCTCGAGTATCAAATACTCGCGCTCTTGTTGACAAGGCAGTAGCTATCTTTGGTGAACTTGGTGTTGAAAGTGAAGTGATAAGGATTGTGGATCATAAAGTGGCTTTTGGGATTTCCTCAGATGAAGGGGGAGGAGATGAATGGCCTTTGATCCTTGAGAAGATAAAAGCCTGTGATATTCTTGTTATAGCAACTCCCATCTGGTTTGGTGTTCTCTCATCTGTGGCAAAGATGGTAATTGAGAGGCTGGATGGTACTTATACGGAAGGAGATCCCGAAACCGGTCAGTATCCTCTTTATGGAAAGACTGCGGGAGTCATAGTTACCGGAAACGAGGATGGAGCACATGATGTCTGTTCAACTATACTTTTTAACCTTATTCATCTGGGATGCACTGTTCCCCCAAATGCAGACTGTTACTGGGTTGGTGATGCAGGGCCGGGTCCAAGTTACATAGAAGCTGGAGGAGATAGGCATCTCTATGCAAATCGGACAGCCAGATATATGGTACACAATCTGACATATTTTGCAAAGCTGCTCAAAGAAAACCCCATCCCTACCAATTTAAAGAAACTTGATGAAGAGGCAAAAAAGGTAAGCGACTGA
- a CDS encoding winged helix-turn-helix domain-containing protein: MLPTKRYALIFLRRNYLQRLFKNYRGGGVSIKRRSRTDIAVDILRVAMNGAKKTHIVYEVNLNFNIAQKYLEMLKEKELIRHENGLFITTDKGKVFQEMAKELKL, translated from the coding sequence TTGTTACCTACAAAAAGATATGCTTTAATATTTTTAAGGCGTAACTACCTACAAAGATTATTTAAAAACTACCGTGGGGGAGGAGTCAGTATTAAGAGAAGGAGCAGGACTGATATTGCAGTCGATATTTTAAGAGTAGCAATGAACGGGGCAAAGAAAACTCACATTGTATATGAGGTTAATTTGAACTTTAATATCGCCCAGAAATACCTTGAAATGTTGAAAGAAAAAGAGCTTATCAGACATGAAAATGGGCTTTTCATCACTACTGACAAAGGAAAAGTCTTTCAGGAAATGGCTAAGGAACTCAAGCTCTAA
- a CDS encoding replication factor C large subunit → MTLAIEWAEKYRPQTLKEIVGNKKAVQDLRTWAEKWLSGIPERRAVILHGPAGVGKTSTAHALARDLGWEVIELNASDQRTAGVIEKVAGSAASMNTLFGGKRLIILDEADNIHGTADRGGMRAIAGIIKSTLQPIVLIANDIYGLTPTIRNLCLEIKFGSVQSRSMVPALKKVCESEEILCSPDAVQKIAEGAGGDLRSAINDLQAAATGRKALEVEDISTSGRDVKENIFKAMQRIFKSTDCKKALEASRGLDESPEDLVHWIDENLPFQYASKDGNLEDIKTGFGYLSRADLYLGRVKKRQNYGMWRYASMLMVCGTAVSKTRPYPGFIKYQSPSLWKKMGQIRSKRNLRDNIASKVGEHNFESMRYSRNNLLELYSLMLKNEESAIEITAGLGLELEELIYLSGSTKASKKLQKIYDRAQELLLEGKESDGTEFFRAPASSENSKEDLSSFLIKTPKEKAGKHSESLEVPNSRTSQGGQKTLNFGLDISLEITPETTNSENNTSDILTPDSLTPDTLTSDALTPDALTSDALMPDSVTSNTLIPEQNQARLNEVELKPGSLTSSLSEHDNLKVKNSSSLPEPFEKEAFSGSEPIENSISLEFSRSREPITRELIVKKVSDKSEKSEVKASETPKKAESKTQKTLFDF, encoded by the coding sequence ATGACGTTGGCAATTGAATGGGCTGAGAAATACCGCCCACAGACCCTGAAGGAGATTGTAGGGAACAAGAAGGCGGTGCAGGATTTGCGGACCTGGGCTGAGAAGTGGCTTTCAGGCATTCCAGAGAGGAGGGCAGTGATCCTTCATGGACCTGCAGGAGTAGGGAAGACCTCTACTGCCCATGCTCTTGCCCGCGATCTGGGCTGGGAAGTCATCGAACTCAATGCAAGTGACCAGAGGACTGCAGGTGTTATTGAAAAGGTTGCGGGATCGGCAGCTTCAATGAATACCCTCTTTGGAGGAAAACGTCTGATTATCCTGGACGAAGCGGACAATATTCACGGGACTGCAGACAGGGGTGGAATGCGAGCTATTGCAGGAATTATAAAGAGCACACTTCAACCCATAGTGCTGATTGCAAACGATATTTATGGGTTGACTCCTACTATCAGGAACCTCTGTCTGGAAATAAAGTTCGGGTCCGTACAGAGCCGTTCTATGGTCCCTGCTTTGAAGAAGGTCTGCGAGAGCGAAGAAATTTTATGCAGCCCGGATGCAGTCCAGAAAATCGCTGAAGGGGCGGGAGGAGATCTAAGAAGTGCAATTAACGACCTTCAGGCTGCAGCTACCGGAAGGAAAGCGCTGGAAGTTGAGGATATCAGCACTTCAGGCAGAGATGTAAAAGAAAACATCTTCAAGGCAATGCAGAGAATCTTTAAGAGCACGGACTGTAAAAAGGCTTTGGAAGCATCTCGTGGGCTTGATGAAAGCCCTGAAGATCTTGTACACTGGATAGATGAAAACCTGCCTTTCCAGTATGCATCTAAGGATGGAAATCTTGAGGATATAAAAACTGGCTTTGGTTATCTCTCAAGGGCCGATCTTTACCTTGGGCGCGTAAAAAAACGCCAGAACTATGGGATGTGGAGGTATGCGAGCATGTTGATGGTCTGCGGAACTGCAGTCTCAAAGACACGGCCATACCCCGGATTTATCAAGTATCAGTCTCCTTCTCTCTGGAAGAAAATGGGGCAGATACGTTCGAAACGAAACCTCAGGGATAATATAGCTTCTAAAGTTGGAGAACACAACTTCGAGTCCATGCGTTATTCAAGAAATAATCTGCTGGAGCTTTACTCTCTCATGTTAAAGAATGAAGAATCCGCGATCGAAATTACTGCGGGCCTCGGGCTTGAACTTGAGGAGTTGATATATCTCTCGGGGAGCACAAAAGCTAGTAAAAAGCTGCAGAAAATCTACGACAGGGCGCAGGAACTTCTCCTTGAAGGAAAAGAATCTGATGGAACTGAGTTTTTCAGGGCTCCTGCCTCCTCAGAAAATAGTAAAGAGGACCTTTCTAGCTTCTTGATTAAAACTCCGAAGGAAAAAGCTGGAAAACATTCCGAGAGTCTCGAAGTTCCCAACTCCAGGACTTCACAGGGCGGGCAGAAAACTCTTAACTTTGGTCTTGATATCTCACTTGAGATTACTCCAGAAACTACGAACTCGGAAAATAATACTTCCGATATCCTTACACCTGATTCTCTTACACCTGATACTCTTACATCTGATGCCCTTACACCTGATGCTCTTACATCTGATGCCCTTATGCCTGACAGTGTTACTTCCAATACTCTTATACCGGAACAGAATCAGGCCAGGCTTAATGAGGTCGAGCTCAAACCTGGTAGCCTTACATCCAGTTTATCTGAACACGATAATCTTAAGGTTAAGAATTCTTCATCCCTGCCTGAACCTTTTGAGAAGGAAGCTTTTTCTGGCTCTGAACCTATAGAAAATAGCATCTCTCTCGAATTTTCCAGATCCAGGGAACCTATAACTCGTGAGCTCATTGTCAAAAAAGTTTCAGATAAGTCTGAAAAATCTGAGGTCAAAGCCAGTGAAACTCCTAAAAAAGCTGAGTCAAAAACACAAAAAACGCTTTTCGACTTCTAA
- the mtxX gene encoding methanogenesis marker protein Mmp4/MtxX: MEKNSMNALLEAIEMRARANKARVAMGIRDPTPKMLESAWKAQELGYAQVVLVGIKKEIDQIGTELEVVDTEEPEKTLTELMISRKVDAVIRGTARASGALVHLKEALGKKRICRLALLLTVDGTPFFLAPVGIDEGNTISDKLRMIKLGADHIRRFGIEPRVGVLSGGRIGDIGRNKRVDRTLADGEFVTRRAVELGINAKHYTILIEDAIKESNFIVAPDGISGNLIFRTIAFLGGGDGLGAPVLMDDYVFVDTSRVGGHFTKAIMLASALSHLNKERKKVIY; this comes from the coding sequence ATGGAAAAGAATAGCATGAATGCCCTCCTTGAGGCCATCGAAATGAGGGCCAGGGCTAACAAGGCCAGAGTAGCTATGGGAATAAGGGATCCAACTCCCAAAATGCTCGAAAGTGCCTGGAAAGCCCAGGAACTGGGATATGCACAGGTCGTCCTGGTGGGGATTAAGAAGGAAATTGATCAGATCGGCACAGAACTCGAGGTAGTGGATACAGAGGAGCCCGAGAAGACTCTTACAGAACTTATGATTTCAAGAAAAGTCGATGCAGTAATAAGAGGTACTGCAAGAGCATCGGGAGCCCTGGTTCACCTTAAAGAGGCTCTAGGAAAGAAAAGAATCTGCCGGCTTGCCCTGCTCCTTACAGTTGACGGGACACCTTTCTTTCTCGCCCCTGTAGGAATTGATGAAGGGAATACCATTTCAGATAAACTCAGAATGATAAAGCTCGGCGCCGACCATATAAGGAGATTTGGGATAGAGCCCAGGGTCGGCGTGCTGTCAGGGGGCAGGATTGGAGACATAGGAAGAAACAAACGTGTGGACAGGACTCTTGCAGACGGAGAATTCGTGACAAGGCGAGCTGTTGAACTTGGGATCAATGCTAAGCATTATACAATTCTTATTGAAGATGCCATAAAAGAATCGAACTTTATCGTTGCCCCTGATGGAATTTCGGGAAACCTCATCTTCAGGACAATTGCTTTCCTGGGTGGAGGTGACGGGCTTGGAGCTCCGGTGCTCATGGATGATTATGTTTTTGTAGATACATCAAGGGTAGGTGGACATTTTACGAAAGCCATAATGCTTGCAAGTGCACTGTCTCACCTGAATAAGGAAAGAAAAAAGGTGATTTATTGA
- a CDS encoding tetrahydromethanopterin S-methyltransferase subunit A, with translation MKDIAEIWPIVKGDYTIGNPKSRIAVVTLASQINPSPEAALWGSSKTENLGVEKIIVNTISNSNIRYILICGTESRGHLAGHSLLAIHANGIDEKGRIIGSEGAIPFIENISKEAVKRFQQQVALLDRIGLTNLEEIMKIVRKYKDRGEVYPGEPLVAISQKKKQSTFTIPHSGDIIVSEEFVMDSTAGVVCTTKEL, from the coding sequence TTGAAAGACATTGCAGAGATATGGCCGATAGTAAAAGGCGACTACACGATAGGAAATCCGAAGTCTCGGATTGCAGTGGTAACTCTTGCGAGCCAGATAAATCCCTCGCCTGAAGCGGCCCTATGGGGGAGCTCAAAAACCGAAAATCTGGGAGTCGAAAAAATAATCGTAAATACCATCTCAAATTCCAACATAAGGTACATCCTTATCTGCGGGACGGAATCTAGGGGACACCTGGCAGGCCATTCCCTACTCGCAATCCATGCAAACGGGATTGACGAAAAAGGAAGAATTATTGGTTCTGAGGGAGCTATCCCTTTCATAGAAAACATATCTAAAGAAGCAGTCAAACGCTTTCAGCAACAGGTAGCGCTTCTTGACAGGATAGGACTGACAAACCTCGAGGAAATAATGAAAATTGTGAGAAAATATAAGGATCGAGGTGAAGTTTACCCTGGGGAACCTCTTGTAGCTATTTCCCAGAAGAAAAAACAATCTACTTTCACAATTCCTCATTCAGGTGATATAATAGTCTCCGAAGAATTTGTCATGGACTCAACTGCAGGAGTTGTCTGCACGACAAAGGAGCTTTAA
- the mtrH gene encoding tetrahydromethanopterin S-methyltransferase subunit H translates to MFKFQKEQEIVNIAGVKIGGQPGELPTVLAGTIFYDKHEIVKDVARGLFDRDAAEKLINLQESSAEETGNPHIIHIFGTTPESITRYIDFVADISEAPFLIDSPEGAVRSYAAEYVSEIGLADKAIYNSINMSINASEIEALALSDIDSSIILGFNATDSSLRGRMEILENGAGLLEEGLLSIADRCGIINKLIDPSITPMGNGAGVALKMTITAKAKWGHPTGSGIHNAPSSWNWLNKKKEKDPILYKICDVGSTCLQQAAAGDFILYGPIEHAPYIFPMAAMSDIMISEAVADLGIEPASRHPINLLV, encoded by the coding sequence ATGTTTAAGTTTCAGAAAGAACAGGAAATCGTTAACATCGCAGGAGTGAAGATAGGTGGACAGCCAGGAGAGCTTCCGACCGTGCTTGCAGGCACTATCTTTTATGATAAGCATGAAATAGTAAAAGACGTTGCAAGAGGCCTGTTTGACCGGGATGCTGCCGAAAAACTGATAAATCTGCAGGAATCAAGTGCGGAAGAAACCGGAAACCCGCATATAATCCACATTTTCGGTACTACCCCTGAAAGCATTACCCGTTACATTGACTTTGTGGCCGACATTTCAGAAGCTCCTTTTCTTATCGATTCCCCTGAAGGAGCCGTGCGTTCATATGCTGCAGAATATGTTAGCGAAATTGGGCTTGCAGACAAAGCAATCTATAACTCCATAAACATGAGCATAAATGCTTCTGAAATTGAAGCTCTTGCTCTATCTGATATTGACAGCTCGATAATCCTTGGCTTCAATGCAACGGACTCATCCCTGCGGGGCAGGATGGAAATACTGGAAAATGGGGCAGGCCTCCTGGAAGAGGGATTACTTTCAATTGCAGACAGATGTGGAATAATTAACAAGCTTATAGATCCGAGCATTACTCCTATGGGAAATGGAGCAGGCGTAGCCCTGAAGATGACGATTACCGCAAAAGCAAAATGGGGGCACCCCACCGGCTCGGGAATCCACAACGCACCTTCATCCTGGAACTGGCTGAATAAGAAGAAAGAGAAAGACCCTATTCTCTACAAAATCTGTGATGTGGGTTCAACCTGCTTGCAGCAGGCAGCAGCTGGAGATTTCATCCTCTATGGACCCATCGAGCATGCCCCATACATATTTCCTATGGCTGCCATGAGCGATATAATGATTTCTGAGGCTGTAGCTGACCTCGGCATAGAGCCTGCTTCCCGGCATCCTATAAACCTGCTTGTATAA
- the ilvD gene encoding dihydroxy-acid dehydratase: MRSDIIKEGPERAPNRSLLKATGVTDSEMRKPFIAVVNSWNDIIPGHIHLNKLAEAVKAGIRNAGGVPFEFHTIGVCDGIAMGHEGMKYSLPSREVIEDTIELMVKAHQFDGIVLIPTCDKIVPGHLMAAGRLDIPAIVVTGGPMLPGYVDDKYTDLISVFEGVGAYSAGKISELDLKRLENLSCGGAGSCAGMFTANTMACVTETLGLSLPGCATAHAVDAKKVRIAKESGERIVEMVKENLTPRKIVTLKSFENAIMVDMAVGGSTNTTLHLPALAHEFGLNLPLEKFDELSRTTPHLISLRPGGPNFMLHFDRAGGVQAVMQRLSSKLYLDQLTVNGKTIGENLNEFKIINPKLNKEIIATLDKPIHAEGGIAVLKGNLAPDGSVVKQAAVDPKMRVYTGPAKVYDCEEDAMENILAGNVKPGDIVVIRYEGPKGGPGMREMLAATAAIGGMGLLESVALITDGRFSGGTRGPCIGHVSPEASEGGPIALVKDGDMIEINIPERVLNLKVSEEELKKRKAAFVPPKKEVTGYLARYQRSVHSANTGGIVD, from the coding sequence ATGAGAAGCGATATCATCAAAGAGGGACCTGAACGTGCTCCCAACCGTTCACTTCTGAAAGCAACAGGAGTCACAGATTCCGAGATGAGGAAACCATTCATCGCAGTCGTTAATTCCTGGAACGATATAATTCCTGGCCATATTCATCTGAATAAACTTGCTGAGGCTGTTAAAGCCGGAATCAGGAACGCCGGGGGAGTTCCTTTTGAATTCCATACTATAGGAGTATGCGATGGAATCGCAATGGGACATGAGGGTATGAAATATTCCCTTCCCAGCAGAGAAGTTATTGAGGACACGATAGAGCTTATGGTTAAAGCCCATCAGTTTGATGGGATTGTCCTTATTCCCACATGTGACAAGATCGTGCCGGGTCACCTTATGGCAGCAGGCAGGCTTGATATCCCTGCAATTGTCGTAACTGGAGGGCCTATGCTTCCGGGTTATGTTGATGACAAATATACAGACCTGATCTCGGTCTTTGAAGGAGTGGGGGCCTACAGCGCAGGCAAAATCTCAGAACTTGATCTTAAAAGGCTTGAAAACCTTTCCTGTGGAGGAGCCGGATCTTGTGCAGGAATGTTTACCGCAAACACCATGGCCTGTGTGACCGAAACGCTTGGTCTGAGCCTTCCGGGCTGTGCAACTGCTCACGCAGTGGATGCAAAAAAGGTCCGTATTGCCAAGGAATCCGGCGAGCGTATCGTTGAAATGGTTAAAGAGAACCTGACTCCCAGAAAGATTGTCACTTTAAAGTCTTTTGAAAACGCCATAATGGTAGACATGGCAGTCGGGGGTAGCACAAATACCACTCTGCACCTTCCTGCCCTTGCCCACGAATTCGGGCTGAATCTTCCTCTTGAAAAATTTGATGAGTTGAGCAGGACAACTCCCCACCTGATTTCTCTTCGCCCTGGCGGCCCTAATTTCATGCTACACTTTGATAGGGCAGGTGGCGTTCAGGCGGTCATGCAAAGGCTTTCCTCCAAACTTTACCTAGATCAGCTTACAGTAAACGGCAAAACTATCGGGGAAAACCTGAACGAGTTTAAGATTATTAACCCGAAGCTCAATAAAGAGATAATTGCAACTCTTGACAAGCCTATACATGCCGAAGGAGGCATTGCAGTCCTTAAAGGTAACCTTGCCCCTGACGGTTCGGTTGTAAAACAGGCAGCAGTTGACCCTAAAATGCGCGTTTATACAGGCCCTGCCAAAGTTTATGACTGTGAAGAAGATGCTATGGAAAATATCCTTGCAGGCAATGTAAAACCAGGAGATATTGTAGTTATCCGCTACGAAGGCCCAAAAGGCGGCCCTGGAATGAGGGAAATGCTTGCAGCTACAGCCGCAATCGGAGGCATGGGGTTGCTGGAGTCTGTGGCTCTGATAACTGACGGGCGCTTTTCTGGAGGCACACGCGGACCATGTATAGGACACGTTTCTCCCGAAGCCAGCGAAGGAGGACCAATTGCCCTGGTAAAAGACGGGGATATGATAGAGATTAATATTCCAGAAAGAGTTCTGAACCTTAAAGTCTCAGAAGAAGAGCTTAAGAAAAGAAAGGCGGCATTCGTACCTCCAAAAAAGGAAGTTACAGGCTACCTTGCAAGGTACCAGCGTTCCGTTCACTCTGCAAATACAGGAGGAATAGTGGACTGA